A window of the Polaribacter sp. HaHaR_3_91 genome harbors these coding sequences:
- a CDS encoding DEAD/DEAH box helicase, giving the protein MKQFIAGNIIDNFFDVFENGSSKKNSAKNLAKWLSYFQLKSKSGFEENKVEHSSTIAVILNILQKGLPTKLNKYALDKIIENSTLFNFNNENESSIAIEVNDAENNLEDLFFKSLHIIDPRINRDNLKEDYLNSYEDLGSEFEERFLFSDLPSAFGQNNDFLLQLIATQRTISNIVKGKIDTSNILERVRDNFEEQRTDFSIEFPYDTETKPKGIVIEIDGSQHQTPQQTYLDTERDKAIAFCNWNNTLRIKTSDFGTNQFNSKIENILKPAINNEYINTCSENYLNPIWNTDIGKEVMQVSLIPFGIARIQRALLEAISQGILSQQNQNWKIAIIERDLPCASLAIQDLQKLIDTINVITAEPLILPEIELVIFSTKEFLDSNFQNSKAKSLESFNENEFYDLVIDVAILDRNINASFIAANTPEVINIRSINYIDTKRVIATTDIIEYNPICVNANENGLWSIINEDIRSSLEYILQSIFRKKEFRQGQLPIIHNALQCKSVIGLLPTGGGKSLTYQLSAFLQPGICLVIDPIRSLMKDQVDGLLRNNIDSCVYINSTLQGEEKKKAMKKLEDGEVQFVFVSPERLQMEEFRILLEDMQANNIYFSYCVIDEAHCVSEWGHDFRTAYLKLGENALKYCKTKNLQYLPLFGLTATASYDVLADVQRELSGNDEARRITEEAIIRSEYTKRNELQYIVEEVSFPVVGLNTIWDLKNELSTKKQERVEQLLGSIPYKINEFLSNPIMVFSEDDLKLNKNEEINTFEKMGIENYSPVNFYESNKNAGLIFCPHTKGSFGVTDKFKTNNAGLPAPRKGYYDILSTYDNIRAGYFMGSGNDNDDTVKVIQEESFENQDKFINNELNLMVATKAFGMGIDKESIRYTIHVNYPSSIESYVQEAGRAGRDRKMALSYILFNEQQVTLPNEDEPIDHDLDINMYFHKNSFKGVEKELAVLDELLTEIYFPDRTFELENLINNEFNLDIKCNYWEGGNTRNLYISRSFNEPLGYFNLNNLVGYTQFNRRGQIVRSILPEISDKIWVLLKKYIENLNLNEPVYVWIQRSDKQIGIERLLYGLNNKDSFSLTVGFYNDTANRVKTITKWLQVVVHQSFTEQIVKRMRANCTESEAFIEEVCDKYQNFTGGQELNFEALCNSRDTNKNNPVGFAYKMFMSLYNGYRDKMDTEKAIYRLSTLGIIDDYTVNFSSNTFTLFGTKKMDNNYRNNLKGFLLKYYSNKTTTARLRTLNKINEPTLIRKSLFFLVNFVYKEIQKKRQLAMHDMKNACRLGIEKGSVELKDYIDLYFNSKYARTGYSYINEKNIEVNASIPDLTDNAKDEDIELVWLFMEIVEEDPKAGQIDNIKHLRGACTRMLNNQPDSYTLLLLNAFALYMLEYKNPRYLKEAEGLILNAFSNIQEKEPNWSDKKLEVIFNKFTSIILDKNTELKRYMVQNNLSFNFNSIMIKRLLKPLQKANSTLHSLNKILN; this is encoded by the coding sequence ATGAAACAATTTATAGCTGGAAATATAATTGATAATTTCTTTGATGTTTTTGAAAATGGTTCTTCAAAAAAAAATTCTGCTAAAAATTTAGCTAAATGGTTGTCATATTTCCAATTAAAAAGTAAAAGTGGTTTTGAGGAAAATAAGGTAGAACATTCATCTACAATTGCTGTTATTTTAAATATTCTTCAAAAAGGATTACCAACTAAGCTAAATAAATATGCGCTTGACAAAATAATAGAAAATTCTACTTTATTTAATTTTAACAATGAAAATGAAAGTTCTATAGCAATAGAGGTTAATGATGCAGAAAATAACTTAGAAGATCTTTTTTTTAAATCTTTACATATAATAGATCCCCGAATAAACCGTGATAATTTAAAAGAAGATTATCTAAATAGTTATGAAGATCTTGGTAGTGAGTTTGAAGAAAGATTTTTATTTTCAGATTTACCAAGTGCTTTCGGGCAAAATAATGATTTTTTATTACAGTTAATAGCAACACAAAGAACGATAAGTAATATTGTAAAAGGTAAAATTGACACCTCAAATATTCTAGAAAGAGTTCGAGATAATTTTGAAGAACAGAGAACAGACTTTTCAATAGAATTTCCATATGATACTGAAACCAAACCAAAAGGAATAGTAATTGAAATTGATGGTTCTCAACATCAAACTCCACAACAAACTTATTTAGATACCGAAAGAGATAAGGCTATTGCATTTTGTAATTGGAACAATACTTTACGCATAAAAACATCAGATTTTGGAACGAATCAATTTAATAGTAAAATTGAAAACATACTTAAGCCAGCTATAAATAATGAATACATAAATACCTGTTCTGAAAATTACTTAAATCCTATTTGGAATACAGATATAGGGAAAGAGGTTATGCAAGTAAGCTTAATACCTTTTGGTATTGCTCGTATTCAAAGAGCATTATTAGAAGCTATATCACAGGGTATCTTATCACAGCAAAATCAAAATTGGAAAATAGCAATAATAGAAAGAGATCTTCCATGCGCTTCTCTAGCAATCCAGGATTTACAAAAACTAATAGATACAATTAATGTAATCACAGCTGAACCTCTGATACTTCCTGAAATTGAACTTGTTATATTTTCAACCAAAGAATTCTTGGATAGCAATTTTCAAAACTCGAAAGCAAAATCATTAGAATCGTTCAATGAAAATGAATTCTATGATTTAGTGATAGATGTTGCTATTCTTGATAGAAATATAAATGCTAGTTTTATAGCAGCAAATACTCCTGAAGTAATTAACATCCGTTCAATAAACTACATTGATACAAAAAGAGTTATTGCAACGACTGATATAATTGAATACAACCCAATTTGTGTCAATGCTAATGAGAATGGATTATGGTCTATAATTAATGAAGATATAAGAAGTAGTTTAGAATATATATTACAATCAATATTTAGAAAAAAAGAATTCAGACAAGGGCAACTACCCATAATACATAATGCATTACAATGTAAAAGTGTAATTGGATTGTTACCAACAGGTGGAGGTAAATCTTTAACGTATCAACTGTCAGCTTTTCTTCAACCTGGCATATGTTTAGTAATTGACCCTATAAGGTCTTTAATGAAAGATCAAGTTGATGGTTTACTTAGAAATAATATTGATTCATGTGTATATATCAATTCAACACTTCAAGGTGAAGAGAAGAAAAAAGCAATGAAGAAATTGGAAGATGGTGAAGTTCAATTTGTATTTGTTTCACCTGAAAGACTTCAAATGGAGGAATTTAGAATTCTTTTAGAGGATATGCAAGCTAATAATATTTATTTCAGTTATTGTGTTATTGATGAAGCGCATTGCGTATCTGAATGGGGACACGATTTTAGAACAGCATATCTAAAACTAGGTGAAAATGCACTTAAATATTGTAAAACTAAAAATCTACAATACCTTCCATTATTTGGCTTAACAGCTACAGCTTCTTATGATGTACTGGCAGATGTACAACGTGAACTATCAGGAAATGATGAAGCTCGAAGAATTACTGAAGAAGCAATTATTCGGTCAGAATACACTAAAAGAAATGAACTTCAATACATTGTTGAGGAAGTTTCTTTTCCTGTAGTTGGCCTTAATACAATTTGGGATTTAAAGAACGAATTAAGTACAAAAAAACAAGAACGAGTTGAACAGTTATTAGGCTCTATTCCTTATAAAATAAATGAATTCCTATCAAATCCAATAATGGTCTTTAGTGAAGATGATTTGAAATTAAATAAAAATGAAGAGATAAATACTTTTGAGAAAATGGGAATTGAAAATTATTCCCCTGTAAATTTTTATGAAAGCAATAAGAACGCTGGTTTAATATTCTGTCCTCATACAAAAGGATCATTCGGTGTTACTGATAAATTTAAAACGAATAACGCTGGTTTACCTGCTCCTAGGAAAGGTTATTATGATATACTTTCAACATATGATAACATTAGAGCGGGTTACTTTATGGGCTCTGGAAACGATAATGATGATACCGTAAAAGTAATTCAAGAAGAATCATTTGAAAATCAAGATAAGTTTATTAACAACGAGTTGAATTTAATGGTAGCCACCAAAGCTTTTGGAATGGGTATCGATAAAGAAAGTATACGTTATACCATTCACGTAAACTATCCAAGTTCAATTGAAAGCTATGTCCAAGAAGCAGGTCGTGCAGGTAGGGATCGCAAAATGGCTTTATCATACATTTTATTTAACGAGCAACAAGTTACTCTTCCAAATGAAGATGAGCCAATAGATCACGATCTTGATATAAATATGTACTTCCATAAAAATTCTTTTAAAGGTGTGGAGAAAGAATTGGCAGTATTAGATGAATTATTAACAGAAATCTATTTTCCAGATAGAACATTCGAATTGGAAAATCTTATAAATAATGAGTTTAATCTCGATATCAAATGTAACTATTGGGAAGGTGGGAATACGAGGAATCTTTATATTAGTCGTAGTTTTAATGAACCATTAGGTTATTTTAACTTAAACAACCTTGTTGGTTACACTCAATTTAATAGGCGAGGTCAAATAGTACGAAGTATTCTTCCAGAAATATCAGATAAAATATGGGTTTTACTAAAAAAATATATAGAAAACTTAAACCTAAATGAACCTGTTTACGTTTGGATACAGCGCAGCGACAAGCAAATAGGGATAGAACGATTATTATATGGCTTAAATAATAAAGATTCATTTTCGTTAACAGTTGGTTTTTACAATGATACTGCCAATAGAGTAAAGACAATTACTAAATGGCTGCAAGTGGTAGTTCATCAAAGTTTTACAGAACAAATTGTTAAACGTATGCGAGCAAATTGTACCGAATCTGAAGCATTTATTGAGGAGGTTTGCGATAAATATCAAAATTTCACAGGTGGTCAAGAGTTAAATTTTGAAGCACTTTGTAACAGCAGGGATACTAATAAAAATAACCCGGTAGGTTTTGCGTATAAAATGTTTATGTCCCTATACAATGGGTACCGTGATAAAATGGATACTGAAAAAGCGATTTACCGTCTTTCAACTTTAGGTATTATTGATGATTACACCGTTAATTTTTCATCAAACACATTCACCTTATTTGGCACTAAAAAAATGGATAATAATTATAGAAATAACCTTAAAGGGTTTCTTTTAAAATATTATTCGAATAAAACTACAACAGCTAGATTAAGAACTCTTAATAAAATTAATGAGCCTACCCTAATAAGGAAATCATTATTTTTTCTAGTAAATTTTGTTTACAAAGAAATACAAAAAAAGAGACAATTAGCTATGCACGATATGAAGAATGCTTGTAGGCTAGGTATTGAAAAAGGAAGCGTTGAACTTAAGGATTATATTGATTTATATTTCAACTCTAAATATGCAAGAACAGGATATTCTTATATTAATGAAAAAAATATAGAGGTTAATGCATCAATACCAGATTTAACAGACAATGCTAAAGATGAAGATATAGAGTTAGTGTGGTTATTTATGGAAATTGTTGAAGAAGACCCAAAAGCTGGTCAGATTGATAACATAAAACACCTACGAGGTGCGTGTACTCGAATGCTAAATAATCAACCTGACAGCTATACATTGCTATTATTAAATGCTTTCGCTTTATACATGCTTGAATATAAAAATCCACGGTACTTAAAAGAAGCTGAAGGTTTAATTCTTAATGCTTTTTCAAATATTCAGGAAAAAGAACCTAATTGGAGTGATAAAAAATTAGAGGTGATTTTTAACAAATTCACATCGATAATTCTAGATAAAAATACTGAATTAAAAAGGTATATGGTTCAAAATAATTTGTCTTTTAACTTTAATTCAATAATGATAAAAAGATTATTAAAACCATTACAAAAAGCCAATAGCACATTACATTCTCTAAACAAAATATTAAATTGA